The following are encoded in a window of Persephonella sp. genomic DNA:
- a CDS encoding ComEC/Rec2 family competence protein produces MKNFFIFPFVFLAGGILLSRYFYFNLDIWIPLVVLILSISFRGLTSFAVFLFGVLLLGISIHQKEKLPVFQQNPAYVSCIVTSIPYVSERFTFFKCDVKKSDIPVLESKEINVYYRKEDRNVFIFSSADFFGRVRSDGEKITAYPYDRFFYVENSRNFLYPIYLLKNYLMGNYREKSYSKDSYPLGLALIFGEKGYLKDHKESFISAGTSHLLAISGMHVGIIMLIFLFLFGFNKKLSYYITALFLSIYPIFTGLHSPVVRASFLGNLYLLSKMKHLKVSPMNLLFFTAFVILLLSPNSLFSVSFQLSFVAVLGLVLYSKVLNPDIKNRAIRFFHSSFFMSVVAVVFTTPLVLYYFGKFSLTTVVATPFLVLLLFPYLFLSVFNITTLFKIDFSVKLMDLIGEAFLKVNKYFADLDIIHTGYSPEIVHLLIFYSAVMLISLLKINGYLKLSISVLAFFLLLSFSSVKPEYKVFVFKGVKKPDVIVVTPYGECFYTKKIKSVLDKNRCKEKVKFGEQFPYTVVSDVKIFEKNKKVFLKIENLFFTLKNKNYSFQPVPVK; encoded by the coding sequence GTGAAAAACTTTTTCATTTTTCCTTTTGTTTTTCTGGCTGGAGGGATTTTACTATCCCGTTATTTTTATTTTAATCTGGATATATGGATACCTCTTGTTGTTCTTATTTTATCAATCTCTTTTAGAGGATTAACCTCATTTGCCGTTTTTCTGTTTGGGGTTTTGCTTTTAGGGATATCCATTCATCAGAAGGAGAAACTTCCTGTTTTTCAACAAAATCCTGCCTATGTTAGCTGTATAGTTACATCTATACCTTATGTGTCAGAAAGGTTTACTTTTTTCAAATGTGATGTAAAAAAATCTGATATTCCTGTTTTAGAAAGTAAAGAAATAAATGTTTATTACAGAAAAGAGGACAGAAATGTTTTTATTTTTTCGTCTGCAGATTTTTTTGGAAGGGTGAGATCTGATGGAGAAAAAATAACAGCATACCCTTATGATAGATTTTTTTATGTTGAAAACAGTAGAAATTTCCTTTACCCGATCTACCTGCTAAAGAATTATTTGATGGGAAACTACAGGGAAAAAAGTTACTCTAAAGACAGCTACCCTCTGGGTCTTGCACTGATTTTTGGGGAGAAGGGATACCTGAAGGATCATAAAGAGAGTTTTATAAGTGCAGGAACATCTCATCTTCTTGCGATATCCGGAATGCATGTTGGCATAATAATGCTTATATTTCTTTTTCTTTTTGGTTTTAACAAAAAGCTTTCCTACTACATAACCGCTTTATTTTTGTCTATTTATCCAATTTTTACAGGGCTTCATTCTCCTGTGGTAAGAGCCTCTTTTCTTGGAAATCTTTATCTGCTTTCTAAGATGAAACACCTTAAGGTTTCCCCTATGAATCTTTTGTTTTTCACAGCTTTTGTTATACTGCTTTTGTCTCCCAATTCTCTTTTTTCAGTTAGTTTTCAGCTTTCATTTGTTGCTGTTCTTGGTCTTGTTCTTTACTCAAAGGTTTTAAATCCAGATATAAAAAACAGAGCAATCAGGTTTTTTCATTCCTCTTTTTTTATGTCTGTTGTAGCTGTTGTTTTTACCACACCCCTTGTTCTTTACTACTTCGGGAAGTTTTCTTTAACAACTGTTGTTGCAACTCCTTTTCTTGTTTTGCTTTTGTTTCCTTATCTTTTCCTTTCTGTTTTTAATATTACTACCCTTTTTAAGATAGATTTTTCAGTCAAACTTATGGATCTGATTGGGGAAGCGTTTTTGAAAGTAAACAAATATTTTGCAGACCTTGATATTATACATACAGGATACAGCCCTGAAATTGTTCATCTACTAATTTTTTATTCTGCCGTTATGCTTATCTCCCTTTTAAAAATAAACGGGTACCTGAAATTGTCCATTTCAGTTTTAGCATTTTTCCTATTGTTATCTTTCAGCTCAGTCAAACCTGAATACAAAGTTTTTGTGTTTAAAGGAGTAAAAAAACCTGATGTAATAGTTGTCACACCCTATGGGGAATGCTTTTACACAAAAAAGATAAAATCTGTCCTTGATAAAAATAGATGTAAAGAGAAGGTGAAATTCGGTGAACAGTTCCCCTATACGGTAGTTTCAGATGTGAAGATTTTTGAAAAAAATAAAAAAGTTTTTTTGAAGATTGAAAACCTCTTTTTTACACTGAAAAATAAAAATTATTCTTTTCAACCGGTTCCCGTAAAGTAA